Proteins from a single region of Psychrobacter cryohalolentis K5:
- the prpF gene encoding 2-methylaconitate cis-trans isomerase PrpF, translated as MAQTNSKSKPSFAPQLSVPATYMRGGTSKGTFFKLSDLPERCQVAGESRDQFLLRVIGSPDPYGKQIDGLGNGSSSTSKTVILSESDKADHDVNYLFGQVNIAKPMIDWAGNCGNLTASVGACAINMGLIDADKIANSANTGICEVHIWQENISKTIIAHVPVYQDEQGKVQVQETGDFELDGVTFPAAEVKIEFIDPVDSSSDMFPTNNLIDDFDVSGCGLNIDSVKATFISAGIPTIFMKAEDLGFTGTELQGDINSDGELLAKLEKIRATGGVAMGLFKDVSEAQTSQHIPKIAWVAPAQSYSASSGKAVDANDIDLVVRAMSMGQLHHAMMGTAAVAIAAAATTQGTLVNEAAGGSELGEVRFGHPSGTLLVGGKTELIDGRWQAKKVSMSRSARRIMIGEVFVPADAF; from the coding sequence GTGGCCCAAACCAATTCTAAATCAAAACCCTCTTTCGCCCCCCAACTATCCGTTCCTGCTACCTATATGCGCGGCGGTACCTCCAAAGGCACGTTTTTTAAATTATCTGATTTACCTGAGCGCTGCCAAGTCGCTGGTGAATCACGTGATCAATTTTTGCTACGTGTCATCGGTAGCCCAGATCCTTATGGTAAGCAAATCGACGGTTTAGGCAATGGCAGCTCTAGCACCTCTAAGACAGTAATATTGTCTGAATCTGATAAAGCAGACCACGATGTCAACTATTTGTTTGGACAGGTCAATATTGCCAAGCCTATGATTGATTGGGCGGGTAACTGTGGCAACTTAACCGCTTCAGTTGGCGCTTGTGCGATTAATATGGGTCTGATCGATGCTGATAAGATCGCCAATAGTGCGAATACTGGCATCTGTGAAGTGCATATTTGGCAAGAGAATATCAGTAAAACCATTATCGCTCACGTGCCTGTGTATCAAGATGAGCAAGGCAAGGTACAAGTGCAAGAAACCGGTGACTTTGAATTAGACGGTGTGACCTTCCCAGCCGCTGAAGTCAAAATTGAGTTCATCGATCCAGTTGATTCATCTAGTGACATGTTCCCGACAAACAATCTAATCGATGACTTCGATGTCTCAGGCTGTGGTCTAAATATTGATAGTGTCAAAGCAACCTTTATCAGTGCCGGTATTCCAACTATTTTTATGAAAGCAGAAGATTTAGGCTTTACCGGTACTGAGCTGCAAGGCGACATCAATAGCGATGGTGAGCTACTTGCCAAGCTTGAGAAAATCCGTGCCACAGGCGGTGTGGCGATGGGATTATTTAAAGACGTTTCTGAAGCACAGACCAGCCAGCACATTCCAAAAATCGCATGGGTAGCTCCTGCGCAAAGTTACAGCGCCTCAAGTGGCAAAGCCGTTGATGCCAATGATATTGATTTGGTCGTACGGGCGATGAGTATGGGTCAATTGCATCATGCGATGATGGGTACGGCCGCGGTTGCTATTGCTGCGGCAGCGACGACGCAAGGGACATTGGTTAATGAAGCAGCAGGCGGTAGCGAGTTAGGTGAAGTTCGTTTTGGTCATCCCTCTGGCACCTTGCTCGTCGGCGGAAAAACCGAACTGATCGATGGACGCTGGCAAGCCAAAAAAGTCTCGATGAGTCGCTCAGCACGTCGTATCATGATAGGTGAAGTGTTTGTGCCAGCAGATGCGTTTTAA